One Cervus canadensis isolate Bull #8, Minnesota chromosome 12, ASM1932006v1, whole genome shotgun sequence DNA window includes the following coding sequences:
- the NTAQ1 gene encoding protein N-terminal glutamine amidohydrolase: protein MEGDAPVAAAAHYQPASPPRDACVYNSCYCEENIWKLCEYIKNHDQYPLEECYAVFISNERKMIPIWKQQARPGDGPVIWDYHVVLLHVSSGGQSFIYDLDTVLPFPCPFDTYVEDAFKSDEDIHPQFRRKFRVIRADSYLKNFASDRSHMKDSSGNWREPPPSYPCIETGDSKMNLNDFISMDPEVGWGAVYSLSEFVHRFSSQNY from the exons ATGGAAGGGGACGCCCCCGTCGCCGCAGCCGCCCACTACCAGCCGGCCAGCCCCCCGCGGGACGCCTGTGTCTACAACAGCTGCTACTG tgaagaaaatatttggaagctCTGTGAATACATCAAAAACCATGACCAGTATCCTTTAGAAGAGTGTTACGCTGTCTTCATATCTAATGAGAGGAAGATG ATACCTATCTGGAAGCAGCAGGCAAGACCCGGAGATGGACCTGTCATCTGG GATTACCATGTTGTCTTGCTTCATGTTTCAAGCGGAGGACAGAGCTTCATATATGACCTTGACACTGTCCTGCCATTCCCCTGCCCCTTTGACACATACGTGGAAGATGCCTTTAAGTCTGACGAGGACATCCATCCACAGTTCAGAAG GAAATTTAGAGTGATCCGTGCAGACTCGTATCTGAAGAACTTTGCTTCTGACCGATCTCACATGAAAGACTCCAGTGGGAACTGGAGAGAGCCTCCCCCGTCGTATCCCTGCATCGAGACTGGAG attccaagATGAACCTGAATGATTTTATCAGCATGGATCCTGAGGTCGGATGGGGAGCCGTCTACTCGCTGTCTGAGTTTGTACATCGGTTTAGCAGCCAGAACTACTGA